The Cryptomeria japonica chromosome 9, Sugi_1.0, whole genome shotgun sequence DNA segment TTTACTTAATTATATGCAGAAGTTAGGGAGGTTGTATCATAGTGTTGTTAGTGCAATTGATTTGTTTGAGTTATAACTATTCAAAAAATCATATTCCTCATGGAATTTTTCAGTTGTGCTTGTATTTTGTGTTATGGCTATATTATTTTGAGAGttaattgtttaaatttttttggtaTGCTATCTTTGTTCTACCAAAAATCTGGCTGTGGATTTAAATATctattgaaacaaaaacaattaaataatatgttGTTCAACAAGTTCAAAAAATATTGGAAGGAAAGGTTTTATGTGGATTGAGCATAGGATGAACATATATAACAATAATGAGAAAACTTACATGTCAAGCTTTCAAAGGTTGGTTCTATTTGAGTTTCTTTGGTGCTTAATAACTCTTTCGTTGGAGCCCACAAGTGGTCTTACAAGACAATCATAGTGGTTTGTGCTATGTTATTATTAGTATATAGAATTGGTTTCATCATTCAATACAAAGTTTGTTTCTAGATATATTTGGTTCATTAATCTTTGGGAAATTATATTTTTGAGAAATAGTTATGCATTATCTTTCAATACACTTCTAGAGTTAAATCTACTACTATTAAGCTTTAACATCAAACTGGAAATCCTTATTGTAACTATTTAGTGCATATTTTTTTACCTAGAAACATGGTTAGGAAGTAACATTTCTTTATCCTActacattttttatttaaaagaaaatgatTGGGTCATTGGGAAATACGAATTAACGTGTATTAGCACATTTTAAAATCTAAAATTGGAAGATTAAAGTTGCTTGGAATGGTTCCAAACCAACACCACTTTGATATTGTCCTTTGCTTTAAGGCAATGATTGCTCACAAAGGAAACCCTTATTATTGAAAATTCAAACATTTATCAAAATAATTTGGGtgccttatttattattattattattcaattaTATATACCTGAAACACATGAATAACGAGTTCTTATGGCTACTACTATTGATGCTTCTGTCAATTACGCTGTGTTAGTTCCTCCCACCTTGGTGGATTCAACTCCTATTGCCTCTGACTTGCAACTCCGCTTTATCACCAATGCAAGGAAGAGAACATTGTCAGGGAAGTCATAGCTTAGCCTTGTAAAAAATGAAAAAGTAGTAATGAAATTCACACACTCACTTAGGAATATCTTTGGCAATGATTATTTGATGAGCATGTGTGCTTGCAAAAATAAATGTGCATGTTGCAATATCTTGAGTGTTTGCAAAAATGAAAGATAGATTGCATTAGTTGAAGAAATTGTCAATCAAGGCTAATTTTAATGACCTTGTTTTAATATGACTTTAAATTTTAATGATACATCAAGATGATACATATTTTAAGGGGGAAGGGATGTAACATCCCATTAGTTTGACTATTTAAACAATACAATGATGATTACTtttcttaattaattaaacctTTTATGATTATTAAAAATGAGAATAATATAATGTTTAGAATTTAAAATTCAAACTATCCTTAACTTTCTTTTCACTATAAATTTATTATTGATATGATGGATTAAAATTAGTTGGTTTTAAAGATATTCTAAGTATAACTAAAGTAGGAGTTATtggtatttttcaaaaataaattaattttggacTTAAGTTACATAAGGAAAAGATTCCAACTAGTAGTGGAGACTCTAATGGTTCTACCACTTGCTACCATGAAAGAGTGTTTCAGATGCAAGAGATATCATTTTTAGTATGCTATTGTTAGAGTCTTGATACCATAGATCTCTAGGAATCTTAAAGTTGATATTCTCTGCTATGATACTCAAACTAAGTTGTTTCTTCCATCAATGTCGAGCCTTAAATCTCTTGGTTTAATCCAAATTGCTTCTTGAACCAGCTTAAAttccttcctttttcctttttaatAAATGGCATTCCTCATATAGTGTTAGCTATTCTACAATCTAAAATTAAATGTGTTTATTGACGAATATGGTCTTTATCTTCTCTATCGATTGTATGTTTTTCCTAACTAAAAGGAGATCATGCAAATAAATCCATGTAATAGGATTATCTTTTATTAAAAAAAGTTCCTTTCTAATTGCTAAAGTAATCTTAGAGATaagattaattattttagaaatcgATTTATGAGCTAaggtaaatataatttattaatttatgctATTTTGTGAAATTATGTAACTATTTAATTATAGAGATGTTATACTTTTCTACCACTTTGTCATGTTGTTGTTTGTTTGGCCATAAGTACTTATAATATCTTTATTTCAAACTAGACTCTTAATTgtctttttcaatttctttctatattttttggGTGTTATTCCCCTACCTTGTGCAAATTGTGGCTTTATTCTTCTTTGGATTAGACCTTTTCTTTTCTTAAGTTATGTTATTTTCTTCTCTCTAGAATACTCCTCATGATATGTCAGAGGATCATACATCCATCCTTTGGCAACATCTCACCTCTTCTAGTGGTACTCTCCTTATAACTTTAGCTCCTCTTTGCAAATCATCATTTCTAGAGGGTGTTCCTACAATTTGAAAGAATCATATTACATTTTCACAGTAGTATAGGTCATGGATTTCATTTCCATAGAAAGgacattcatttttttcttttcaccTCAACATTCTATTGCATAATGACATACTttcccacaattgaaacatttggcACCATTCCTTCTTTGATTATTTATTCCTCATCCTTCTCCACCTTTGTAGTTTGATTATTGGTTATCTTCAATATAGTCTTGCGGTGAGTTATTGTGCATTGTGCAAGCAATTTTTTTTTATCCCTCCGAGGTGGTTGTCCATAACCTCCATAatccatattcctatctctatatcTATGGCATTGTTAGACTAGGGCATGCTTGGTTGTAATGATTCCGTCCATTTTGTACTTGAGGTTGATAATTAGAAGAGTCCTCAATGAGGTCGGTGTCCCATTCTCTATAGATGACATAATATATTGAATTATTCTTTATTGTTTTAACCTCCACATGTAATATGGTTGATGTCCTTTCTCCTTGTTCCTTTAGGCACTCATTCCAAATATGTCCTCCTTAGTGGTAGTAAGTGGGCCACATTAATTTGGCCATCTTGATTTCTCCTTTGGCTATTATTTCATTCTAAGTTGCCAATTTTTGTGCTACTAATTGAAGTTCTTTTCTAGTTTATTTTGTTTCATCTTTCTTTGGTCTCCACTAGGGTTATGCCTCAACCAAATATGCCATTATAATTAGATATTTATAGGAGTCAAAGACTCTTCCATCTAGAGACACTCTTATATATTTGTACAATCCAAATGTAAACCATTCAATCTTCTAGGTATGTGATAGTGGTTCTTCTAACATGCAATGTCTTTGTCCATTGTCTTCTTTTTTttgccttcttttcttcttctttatcttgTAGCATCTCTTCTATCAAAATTATTCTATTCTTATATGCACGAGTGGATAGATCTTGGTTAGGAGGTTGTGACTCTTCAAACCACCTTTTCATCTTTTTGTTTGTAAGTGATATTTTATTAGTTAATGACCTTAATTCGATGCCcaaattcattttaatttattcCTCCTTTTCTATATCCTCTCTTCTTAATTTCCTTATACTCATATTCACCAACTCCTTTAAATCATTaagatttccatattttttaggaGTTCCATAAATCAATCATTTAACTTGGTTATTATGTTtgacaattttaatttattttaaagattttttataaATTGTGGTAGGTTTAAGCCTCATTGATACTACATTCCCCTAACAACAATCCTATAGGTCTTCCGTAATCATTAATACCCTTTATGTGGTTTTCATCTATTCCGCTTTCTCCAAACAAGTATTTTCTTTCTCCATTGTCTTCACTCAATTTATAGGTTCTCTTCCTCCTTGTTCTTAGCAGCACCCACCTCATTAGACTTAGCAACCGATATCCTATTTGCCAAACTCGATGTTTATTAAAGTTGCAGGAAAAATGGTTCCCAAACATTATAAAAAAAAGTCAAACTATATCTTCTCAAGCTTACCATTTGTTTCACTACAATAAACTTATAATGCAGACTACAAATGTGAAATTGCAGTTAAATACTGCAGAATGATACAGTGCCAATGCATAACAGATCAGCAAAGAACAGTTTGCACAAAGATAACAAACAAATATTTACAAGATAACAATCGCGGATGCAAAGAAGAACCAAAAAGCAGCTATCAATTCTGCAATGCCCTATGCAAACCAGTATTGAAATAAGTTACATCGTTTTCTTCAAATAACCAGCAAAAATACTAGTGGGTGACATTACAAAAGCAGTTAAAAATAAAAGTACTCTACGAGTCTACATACCCATTGGTCCACTTCAACTACAGTATCAGCTAATTTATTAAGAAAACCAAAGGAAGGTCTGGTACTAATGGCATCAATTTCTGCCTGGCAAAAAGATAGAGTAGATAGGGAAGGCTTGTTGGTCTTGTGGGCTTAACTTCATCCACCATTTCACAAAACTGGATTCCCCTATCATAACCTCCTCCACACGCAACTCATTTCTGTCCATCATTTGTTTCACATCATTCTGGAATTTGTTAACCTTGGCCCTTACAGCCTCTGCGTCTTCCCTTGGATTACTCATCATCCATGAAATTTCTTCTACATAAGCCCAGAAACAGGAGTCCTTAGTTATGTCTGGCTGAAAATGAAGCAGGGCCTGATTGTTGGCTTTGAGTTGTATGTCTGCCAACCATTTTTCAAGAGCTTTATAGCGACGAGGCCTTGCATTTTTCATATAATGACCAGAGTCCTCATGCTTACCCAGCCTGTAATAATTAGCAATGTCAAGAGGCTCCACCAGACGCCTGTACTCTGTTCCCTCTTTTATCAAATCTTCAATGAATTGAGAGTCGTCAGGCACCTGGTGAGTCTCCACCATATCTTCAAGCCTGTCATAAAAGGCAGCCAGGTTTAACCTGTTGAGGTTGGCATGAAAATCTGACGATTCCTTTTGTTCCTTGAAAGCGTCATAGTATCCCATATTCCTATGGCTTACACACTTGTTTCTATACTCTTTCAATTTTGTCATGTGTCCTGCTTCCTCTAACTTCACCATTTCTGCCTTTAGTTTGTTCTGGTTCTCTATGAGCTTGTCTTCCACCTCTCCTGCAGCTCTCAGAGCAAGTCTGGCTCCAGTGTTCTGCCAAGAAACATAAAGACTAATTTTTAATGGTTGGTATGAATTTTTCATATTATCCATCATCAGAAAGAAGAAAACagataaaaataatatttacacttataaaatataaattaaatatattattgcTAAATAATAGGCTGATACATATATTAGTATAAATTAATTCATTAGGTTGGTGCCTAAATTTGAGGCTTGGTAAACCAACGGTTAACTTTTGCAGGTTACATTAATGGAAACTTCATTTATCGAATCTTATATCGGTTTCCATACCTGATTGCTAGTTAATCTGTAGTTCTGTTCAGCTAAGTGAAACATTTAAATTCTATTTTTATACTGAAGGAAATAAATATTCAACACAATTTTTGCAATGATGAATTCAAATTAAAAGGCATGAGTTGAGATAATAATGAGAGTACATTTGAGACCTGGCTTTGAAAAAATGGCTAATTTTTAGTTTGCAGATAATCAAAGATTAATGGTGTCAAGATGCTTACCTGAATCCCAAGTCCAAGAGCACCCAGTTGGATTTCAATTGCAGAAGTCGATGCACCTTGTGATAAAGGAAGCTTCGAAAACCCTTCCAACATTACAATGTTTGTGTTGGCATGGAAGACTCTATCATACCCAGTGTGGTCTGAGATAGAAGCCTGATCTTGACAAGTAGCCAAGGAATAAAATAGAATCGGCAACACAGCCTCGTAGTTTTCAACACAAAGAGCTCCCTTGTCTGAGCAAAACAGATAATACCCAAATGGTCTGTAAGGGCTTAACTTGACCATAGGCTTAAGACTTGCTATCAGTTTGTTTGTAGGCTCCATATTTGTAGCACTGATGAAGTTAACCAGTGCACAAGCATGATGCAGGACAGTGCGTAAATACATGGGAAAGTCCAGGTCTGCAGGCTCCATGAGAATGtctgcatcatcatcattcatCTGCTCAACAGACCTCTGCCAGTAAGGCAGTAGGGATTCCAAAGGCTTAGACACAGATACACAAGGAGCTAACAGAGTTCTGGCAAAAACATCACTCCTTGAAACAACATTGAAGAAATGATTGGCCCACCCCTGCCTACGAACTGCTCTGGCAAGAACTTCATCTCCAACCAGAGGAAAACCAAATGTGGAGCCAAAAATAGGGGCGTCCTTACCCCACTCCTCCAAACTTGCGAGTGTGGCCAAAATGGCAATTGCACCTCCAATGGAATGGCctgtaaataaaatagtttttccTTTGCCCCGTGCTTCTACAACCTGCAAGAATAAAAAGATAGTTTAATTGCTTACAAAATACAAAGCCATACAATCTAGCAAAGAATATATACGTGAAAACGAAATGCAATGTTATCAAAAGGTACCACATAACAATGAAATCAGTAAACTCAGCTATATGACGATAGGACTTGAGAGTTGCAACTGGACTAAGATGTTTCCCTTCTAAAAACTGTGCTTTCGTATTACCCAGTCATAAAGTTCTTGTAATAATGATCGCTGGAGTGGCTAAATATATCATACTACATAGAAGATTGCTAGATCACAGAGGACTCAAAAACCCTCTCTACACGGAGGACTTGAACAATGACAGAAGGGAGAGTATTAGATTAATAAATCTGGTAGTCAGAGGACATTCTTTTAAGTAGTTTCAAAATTCCTCCATTCTCCTTTGTTGAGTTTGGCTGGATAGATACATACAAATGAATAGATGGATGGATAAACTGGACTTAAAACTATTTATAATCAAAATTGGTTTGGGCTTGGCTGCCTTCAGGTAGAATTTGCCGTCTTTGGCTGTCAAGAGAACTAACCACTACCCAAACCCTTGGTCAAGTTGATTAGGCTAAAGCTAGAATCTGGACCCTTTCAGACTTCACTGTAATGGTAAAGCTGTCTTTTTTGTGTGTTGTTGGTGGTATTTTTTCTCCTaaatggatcagatcagatcagttGGGAAAATGGATGAACCTATAAGAAAGTGAGTAGATTTACTCCAAAATTGTAGGAATGAAACTGCAGTGATCCATATTAAGGGCATTCTAGTCAAGTCTACTGAATCTTAGGTCTGGCCTAGGATGCGCCCAAATGATAGGCCTGAAACCTGTGAGGCTTTTGGAGGAATAACTCCTTTTGACGTTGCCCCAGGTTATCCCACTACATGACACCTGGCATAGTCATCCTTTAAATGCCAATTCATAAGAACTACAATTACACAGAGGTGTAATCCTCTGGGTGGACTCTCTAGAATACTAATTGCACAAAAACCCACTTTTGACTGAGGGTAATTTTTCTCCTTCATAATGCCTAATTTTAGCCATGGAACTCAAATCTATAAAGCAACTACCCAGCTTGCAAAACGTTCTGCTTATACTGGGTATCGATGTCAAGTACTCTCTAGAGCTCAGTAGATTGCTAGCAACTCATATTGTTTCTTAGACATGAATTCAGGCCGTATACGTACAGATTCCAAACTTTTTATTACATTTTAGCCCTCTTCATAGTCAAATCTGAACAATCAAGTCTAGAAATAACTCACTGATGATGCTACAAACCTGTTGCTTGAGGTTGCCGTCCCAGATATGTAAAAATTTGTTGAGAGCCTCTTTGTGGACAAGGGCTGGTTCGCGAGGATCCTTTCTTGTAGTCCCATCTACCATGGACTTGAAATAATTATTGCCCACATTGATTTTGCAAACATTAAATTTGGTCTCTGATTGACAGAAGGCGCTGGAATCCAGAGTACCAGGAAAGGCAAAGCAAGTTGTATTATTGCCAATCTCTTCCTTGACATATCCATTAGTTCTGCTGTAAGCAGCATAACTTGCCTTTCTTGCCTCAACCAAACTTGCTTTGATATTCACCTGTCCTTCAAACCTACACTCAACACAAACAAGAACAAATGAGTGCAGTATTCAAATGAGATATAACAGTCCTTAGAAATCCTTTAGAATGAAATATTATGCAGGATTTATCCAAGTATATTCACTGATTAGAATGTTATCCATCCTGATGATAGATCAACAATACTTTCACAGAAAGTTTTTAAGAAAGCCAGTGTACTAaatgcaaaattgaaaatttatttatgaTCTAAAGCGAAATTGAAGTATCGATGATCTGAAAAAATTAATACAGGGCTGCAAAACATTAACACACAGAATGAAACGGTCACAAAAATACTAACGTTGCAAAAACCGAACTGTAAGCCATGAGTAAGAGAAATTGGATTAGCACTTCAAATTAGTGCTGTAATTCCCAATAGAATGGGTTTCCTCCCTCGTGATGATCTGAATGAAAGCAAGCGCTGTATGTATAGCTGCAGAGGAGTACATGGGTTCCCTGTTGAACTTGTCAAACGAGGGAACAAGTGTGGAAATTTTGCTTCTGCAGAAACTTCTTGGCAAGCGAACATAGAAAGGGACGTCTTCCACTAATATTTGGAAGGAATCTTCCACTAATATTTCAGATCATTAAAAAAatctagtcactggattatttttgTTCTCTCTTGGAATCTAACATTGAAACCAGGCCATAAGGtggttgtttttttgtttttttttctagttttgaaGTTATTTTCTAATGGAAGATTTTATATCATTCATAAGAGTTCCCGTCTTTAGACTGATATTTTTAAACTAAAAGTCAAGCAATGAGGGTATTTATTCTATCAAATCGAGTATAATCTTGGCCTCATCCTTATAACGTTGgtgccttgcactcaacaagactcaTAATCATTTAGaatcattcaacttcaccaacaggTTAAGGTTTTTTAAGTTGAACGTTTGTAATGTAAAGTTATCATAAAATTTATAAAGTTTGGTGGAAGTAAAATCGTAAAAAATAGTTTTGAGAACTTTATTTTTGATCATAACAATATAAATAAGTGTTAGGGAAAGGATTCAATAGTTGAGCATATGTTAATAATTGATATAACATTCGCAAgtttgaatattattatttttaatagtaTAGTATTATTATTTGCAATTTTAGGGTTATCAATATTGATCATTATTATTAAACTGAATAGTATGTGCTCATTAGATCTAAATAGTAATAAATTACATGATGTCACTTTAATGCACACAGAAAACATGATTTGATGGACAAATGGCATAACTTAGTGCA contains these protein-coding regions:
- the LOC131039487 gene encoding protein EDS1; translated protein: MAYSSVFATFEGQVNIKASLVEARKASYAAYSRTNGYVKEEIGNNTTCFAFPGTLDSSAFCQSETKFNVCKINVGNNYFKSMVDGTTRKDPREPALVHKEALNKFLHIWDGNLKQQVVEARGKGKTILFTGHSIGGAIAILATLASLEEWGKDAPIFGSTFGFPLVGDEVLARAVRRQGWANHFFNVVSRSDVFARTLLAPCVSVSKPLESLLPYWQRSVEQMNDDDADILMEPADLDFPMYLRTVLHHACALVNFISATNMEPTNKLIASLKPMVKLSPYRPFGYYLFCSDKGALCVENYEAVLPILFYSLATCQDQASISDHTGYDRVFHANTNIVMLEGFSKLPLSQGASTSAIEIQLGALGLGIQNTGARLALRAAGEVEDKLIENQNKLKAEMVKLEEAGHMTKLKEYRNKCVSHRNMGYYDAFKEQKESSDFHANLNRLNLAAFYDRLEDMVETHQVPDDSQFIEDLIKEGTEYRRLVEPLDIANYYRLGKHEDSGHYMKNARPRRYKALEKWLADIQLKANNQALLHFQPDITKDSCFWAYVEEISWMMSNPREDAEAVRAKVNKFQNDVKQMMDRNELRVEEVMIGESSFVKWWMKLSPQDQQAFPIYSIFLPGRN